Proteins encoded within one genomic window of Trichoderma asperellum chromosome 2, complete sequence:
- a CDS encoding uncharacterized protein (EggNog:ENOG41) has product MNTASHSSASLDQDATMVQSNGTGYNNDHWASISPYSQSPYGNSPLNEYGATFGGYISHGLPSESLNRMPPPIPPTISQSTTHQMIHPAPIMGHHQLPMLNTQWPSQLTNPTPSGSYSAPPLSIAPASSLPPIDPPPRPLVHHEKARKTLSAEQKRAMCQYHEENPGTRQADIGAKFGVERSTVSKVLRHKEQYLKRDPEPDGAALKRLKGKHPDFDRTLSNYVRRQQQRGFEVKDDDIMEQARLFARASGNQEAVLTNINSNWLLKFKQKHGIGAGRLMRRASETNIPDSMTMSAAIPRFPGDKAAHAISPVSPTHRLSPLSASRSEEDLQAEGHDFDFQYRHAGSHSSASLASDLKDTGVSFSETISPTAAFQFTPDPNVGAFQDGLHIQPAAPDFQHRGKRSNTFPSLNIDCINQDSSTDPLTPRHSAVTASSAIESPTNDFRSTPFTLDTTISPPPALRRSSSNSSIAARSNNNSANASTVSSNTADSSPTSPTPEDARRAAETLLSYLHHMTPNGPFDKSEYATIVQLTKKLQIHQHQTTRPSIGGLSRIPESDDGEVQSMTEPTIVET; this is encoded by the exons ATGAATACCGCTTCTCACAGCTCTGCCAGCCTAGATCAGGACGCTACCATGGTGCAGAGCAACGGAACTGGATATAACAATGACCACTGGGCAAGTATCAGCCCTTATAGCCAAAGCCCTTATGGAAATAGCCCTTTGAATGAATATGGCGCTACGTTTGGCGGATATATATCGCATGGACTACCATCCGAATCGCTCAACAGAATGCCTCCGCCCATTCCCCCAACTATTTCTCAATCTACAACACATCAAATGATACATCCTGCACCTATCATGGGCCACCACCAACTACCGATGCTAAACACTCAATGGCCGAGTCAGTTAACGAACCCTACCCCTTCAGGAAGCTACTCTGCTCCTCCGCTGTCCATCGCACCGGCATCCAGTCTGCCTCCGATTGACCCGCCGCCGAGGCCCCTTGTGCATCATGAGAAGGCGAGAAAGACATTGAGCGCGGAGCAGAAAAGGGCCATGTGCCAATACCATGAAGAAAATCCAGGTACTAGGCAGGCAGACATTGGCGCAAAGTTTGGCGTTGAGAGAAG CACTGTATCTAAAGTGCTGAGGCACAAAGAGCAGTATCTCAAACGAGATCCGGAGCCAGATGGTGCAGCACTCAAACGTTTGAAAGGGAAGCATCCTGATTTTGATCGAACGCTCAGCAACTATGTTcgacgacagcagcaacGGGGCTTTGAAGTCAAAGATGACGACATAATGGAACAAGCCAGGCTGTTTGCTCGGGCCAGCGGCAACCAAGAAGCAGTGTTAACAaacatcaacagcaactGGCTCCTCAAATTCAAGCAAAAGCACGGAATAGGGGCTGGACGGCTGATGCGTCGAGCATCGGAGACGAATATTCCAGACAGTATGACCATGTCTGCAGCCATTCCACGCTTTCCAGGAGACAAAGCGGCCCATGCAATCTCCCCCGTCTCTCCCACTCACCGGCTCTCGCCTCTTTCTGCTAGCCGTAGCGAGGAGGATTTGCAGGCTGAAGGACACGATTTCGACTTCCAGTACAGACATGCTGGGTCTcattcttctgcttcactAGCAAGCGACTTAAAAGATACGGGTGTTTCGTTTTCTGAGACGATCAGTCCAACTGCAGCCTTCCAATTCACACCTGACCCCAACGTTGGGGCGTTTCAAGACGGTCTCCATATACAACCTGCAGCCCCTGATTTTCAGCATCGcggaaagagaagcaacaCTTTCCCTTCCCTCAATATCGATTGCATAAATCAAGACTCAAGCACAGACCCGCTGACCCCTCGACATTCTGCCGTCACAGCATCTTCAGCAATCGAATCGCCGACAAACGACTTTCGAAGCACTCCTTTCACGCTTGATACGACAATATCACCTCCACCAGCTTtacgccgcagcagcagcaactcgaGCATTGCCGCTCGATCAAACAATAATTCTGCAAACGCTAGTACTGTATCATCCAACACTGCTGATTCTTCACCCACTTCTCCTACCCCGGAGGACGCGAGACGTGCCGCGGAAACACTACTGAGCTATCTTCACCACATGACACCAAATGGGCCGTTTGATAAAAGCGAATACGCCACCATCGTTCAACTTACGAAAAAATTACAAATACATCAGCACCAAACAACCCGTCCGTCTATAGGAGGACTGTCAAGGATTCCTGAGAGTGACGACGGAGAAGTCCAATCAATGACGGAGCCTACGATAGTGGAAACATGA